A window of Macrotis lagotis isolate mMagLag1 chromosome X, bilby.v1.9.chrom.fasta, whole genome shotgun sequence contains these coding sequences:
- the LOC141498681 gene encoding LOW QUALITY PROTEIN: putative P2Y purinoceptor 10 (The sequence of the model RefSeq protein was modified relative to this genomic sequence to represent the inferred CDS: deleted 1 base in 1 codon), whose product MEGNSTEVNCAGLHLPFQYTLYAITYIVVFIPGLLANSTGLWVLWSFISKKNKAIIFMINLAIADLAHVLSLPLRIYYYINHHWPFPRILCLLCFYLKYLNMYASICFLTCISLQRCFFLLKPFKARNWKRRYDIAISATIWITVGTACMPLLIMRSDNLDNASSETCFADLAVRPITMASSIAMITIAELGGFVIPVGIIAFCTWKTMKSLQDYQMPPQNNSEKEKALRMVLMCAMVFFICFTPYHLNFPIFMMLKQNLFSSCSFKKSILCFHIISLCLASMNCCLDPLVYYFMTAEFRDRLSPRGLMNALSRFTFKSNNFGFNRRQDELQTITFELLDDFKPL is encoded by the exons ATGGAAGGGAACAGTACAGAAGTAAATTGTGCTGGTCTTCACCTACCATTTCAGTATACCCTATATGCTATCACATACATTGTAGTCTTCATCCCAGGCCTTCTGGCCAACAGTACAGGTCTCTGGGTCTTATGGAGTTTCATCAGCAAGAAGAACAAGGCCATCATCTTCATGATCAACCTGGCTATTGCTGACCTTGCCCATGTTCTCTCTCTGCCACTTCGAATCTATTACTACATTAACCACCACTGGCCCTTCCCAAGGATCCTGTGCCTTCTCTGCTTCTACCTGAAGTATCTCAACATGTATGCGAGTATCTGTTTCCTGACATGTATTAGTCTGCAGCGGTGCTTCTTCCTTCTCAAGCCCTTCAAGGCCCGAAACTGGAAGCGCAGGTATGATATAGCCATCAGTGCCACCATCTGGATCACCGTGGGCACCGCCTGCATGCCTTTGCTTATCATGAGAAGTGACAACCTGGACAATGCCTCCAGTGAGACCTGCTTTGCTGATCTGGCAGTTCGTCCCATCACCATGGCTTCTTCCATTGCCATGATCACCATAGCTGAACTGGGAGGCTTTGTGATCCCTGTTGGCATTATTGCTTTTTGCACCTGGAAGACAATGAAATCCTTACAGGATTACCAAATGCCCCCCCAGAACaacagtgagaaagaaaaagcctTGCGGATGGTCCTGATGtgtgccatggtcttcttcatttGTTTCACCCCATACCATCTCAATTTCCCAATCTTCATGATGCTGAAACAAAACCTCTTTTCCAGCTGCTCCTTTAAGAAAAGCATTCTGTGTTTCCACATCATCTCTTTGTGCCTCGCTAGTATGAACTGTTGCCTTGAC CCCCTGGTGTATTATTTTATGACAGCTGAGTTTCGGGATCGGTTGTCTCCCCGTGGCCTCATGAATGCCCTGTCCCGTTTCACATTCAAGAGCAACAACTTTGGCTTTAATCGAAGACAAGATGAGCTTCAAACCATTACATTCGAGCTGCTGGATGACTTCAAGCCACTTTAA